A portion of the Punica granatum isolate Tunisia-2019 chromosome 7, ASM765513v2, whole genome shotgun sequence genome contains these proteins:
- the LOC116213457 gene encoding myosin-6-like, which translates to MATVGSFAWVEDPDVAWIDGEVLEVKGEELKVLCTSGKTVLVKASNVYAKDTEAPPCGVDDMTKLAYLHEPGVLQNLRSRYDMNEIYTYTGNILIAVNPFTKLPHLYDSHMMAQYKGAAFGELSPHPFAVADAAYRLMINEEKSQSILVSGESGAGKTESTKLLMRYLAYMGGRAVSEGRTVEQQVLESNPVLEAFGNAKTVRNNNSSRFGKFVEIQFDRKGRISGAAIRTYLLERSRVCQVSDPERNYHCFYMLCAAPPEDIRRFKLGHPRTFHYLNQSNCFQLEGLDESKEYLATRRAMEIVGISSAEQDAIFQVVAAILHLGNIEFIKGKETDSSTPKDEKSWFHLRTAAELFMCDAKALEDSLCKRVIVTRDETITKWLDPENAVQSRDSLAKIVYSRLFDWIVDKINSSIGQDPESKSLIGVLDIYGFESFNTNSFEQFCINLTNEKLQQHFNQHVFKMEQEEYTKEEIDWSYIDFVDNQDVLDLIEKKPGGIIALLDEACMFPRSTHDTFAQKLYQTFKNHKRFSKPKLARSDFTICHYAGDVTYQTELFLDKNKDYVVAEHQALLSASKCSFVAGLFPTLAEESSKQSKFSSIGSRFKQQLQALLETLSSTEPHYIRCVKPNNLLKPAIFESKNVLQQLRCGGVMEAIRISCAGYPTRRPFFEFVDRFGILAPEVLDGSSDEITVCKRLLEKVGLEGYQIGKTKVFLRAGQMAELDARRTEVLGRSASIIQRKTRSYLARRSFLSLRWSAMQMQAVCRGQLARATYESMRREASCLKIQKNYRMHLARKAYTDLCSSAISIQTGMRGMAARNELRLRRQIKAAVIIQSHCRQYLARTRYLKTKKAAIITQCAWRGRVARKELRKLKMAARETGALQAAKNKLEKQVEELTWRLQLEKRMRADLEEAKNQENVKLQSALQEMQLQFKETKEMLHKEREAAKKSAEIAPVIQEVPVIDNASMEKLTSENEKLKALVNSLEKKIDDTEKKYEETRKISEERLKQAMDAESKLVQMKTDMQRLAEKISDMESENQILRQQTLLNSPVKMNADNLSTPVPKNVENGHHAIEENRTVEQTPSPIKKYGTESDSKFRRSHIERQQESIDALIGCVTKNIGFSHGKPIAAFTIYKCLLNWKSFEAERTSVFDRLIQMIGSAIESEDNNDHMAYWLSNTSVLLFLLQKSLKAAGSTGSTRKPPAPTSLFGRMTMGFRSSPSSAHLAAAAATVVRQVEAKYPALLFKQQLTAYVEKIYGIIRDNLKKELSSLLSLCIQAPRTSKGSVLRSGRSFGKDSPSNHWQSIIDSLNTLLCTLKENFVPPILVQKIYTQTFSFINVQLFNSLLLRRECCTFSNGEYVKAGLAELELWCAQAKEEYAGSSWEELKHIRQAVGFLVIHQKYRISYDEITNDLCPILSVQQLYRICTLYWDDSYNTRSVSPAVISSMRVLMTEDSNSAISNSFLLDDNSSIPFSVDELSNSMLEKDFEDVKPVEELLENPAFQFLYE; encoded by the exons ATG GCTACTGTTGGATCTTTCGCTTGGGTGGAAGATCCCGACGTAGCTTGGATAGATGGTGAGGTTTTAGAAGTTAAAGGAGAGGAGCTCAAGGTCCTGTGCACTTCAGGCAAGACG GTGCTTGTGAAGGCCTCAAATGTGTACGCTAAAGACACCGAAGCTCCACCATGTGGAGTGGATGACATGACGAAGCTCGCTTATTTGCACGAACCAGGCGTCCTGCAAAATCTAAGATCACGATATGATatgaatgaaatatat ACATATACAGGAAATATATTGATTGCTGTAAATCCTTTCACAAAATTACCTCACCTCTATGATAGCCACATGATGGCTCAGTATAAAGGAGCTGCTTTTGGTGAGTTGAGTCCACACCCTTTTGCCGTTGCAGATGCTGCTTATAG ACTCATGATTAATGAGGAGAAGAGTCAGTCCATTTTAGTTAGTGGGGAGAGTGGAGCAGGTAAAACGGAAAGTACGAAGTTGCTTATGCGTTATCTTGCTTATATGGGAGGAAGAGCTGTATCAGAAGGAAGAACTGTTGAACAGCAAGTCTTAGAG TCTAATCCGGTGTTAGAAGCATTTGGTAATGCAAAGACCGTCAGAAATAATAACTCAAG TCGGTTCGGTAAGTTCGTGGAGATTCAGTTTGACCGGAAGGGGAGGATCTCGGGAGCAGCTATCAGGACTTATTTACTGGAAAGATCACGTGTTTGTCAGGTGTCCGATCCTGAGAGAAATTATCACTGTTTCTACATGCTTTGTGCTGCACCACCGGAG GACATTCGGCGGTTCAAGTTAGGACATCCGAGAACATTCCATTATTTAAACCAGTCAAATTGCTTCCAGTTGGAAGGTCTTGATGAGTCTAAGGAGTATTTAGCAACAAGAAGGGCTATGGAAATTGTTGGAATAAGTTCTGCTGAGCAG GATGCAATTTTTCAAGTTGTTGCTGCAATTCTCCATCTTGGAAATATCGAGTTCATTAAAGGAAAAGAGACAGACTCATCTACGCCCAAGGACGAGAAGTCTTGGTTTCACCTGAGAACTGCCGCTGAGCTTTTCAT GTGTGATGCAAAGGCGCTTGAAGATTCTCTCTGCAAGCGTGTGATTGTAACTCGTGATGAAACTATTACAAAATGGTTGGATCCAGAGAATGCAGTTCAAAGCAGAGATTCTTTGGCAAAAATTGTCTACTCAAGGTTGTTTGACTG GATTGTGGACAAGATTAATAGCTCGATTGGTCAAGATCCTGAATCAAAGTCCTTGATTGGTGTTTTGGACATATATGGGTTCGAGAGTTTCAACACAAACAG CTTtgagcaattttgcatcaactTGACAAATGAGAAACTCCAACAACATTTTAATCAG CACGTTTTCAAAATGGAACAAGAAGAGTACACCAAAGAAGAAATTGACTGGAGCTACATTGACTTTGTCGATAATCAAGATGTTCTCGACCTCATTGAGAAG AAACCCGGTGGGATAATTGCTCTTCTTGATGAAGCTTG CATGTTTCCAAGATCAACTCACGATACATTTGCTCAGAAGCTGTATCAGACATTTAAGAACCACAAGCGCTTCAGCAAGCCCAAATTGGCCCGTAGTGACTTCACAATCTGCCATTATGCTGGAGAT GTCACTTATCAGACGGAATTGTTTTTGGACAAGAACAAGGACTATGTTGTTGCAGAACATCAGGCACTCCTGAGCGCTTCCAAGTGTTCTTTTGTGGCTGGTTTGTTCCCAACTTTGGCTGAGGAATCTTCCAAACAATCAAAATTCTCCTCAATAGGATCTCGCTTCAAG CAACAATTACAAGCACTCCTCGAAACACTGAGTTCTACTGAGCCACATTATATCCGCTGTGTAAAGCCAAATAATCTTTTGAAGCCCGCCATCTTCGAGAGCAAAAATGTCCTTCAGCAACTACGTTGTGGG GGTGTCATGGAGGCAATTCGAATCAGTTGTGCAGGGTACCCTACAAGAAGGCCCTTCTTTGAGTTTGTAGACAGATTTGGCATCCTTGCTCCCGAAGTTCTAGATGGGAG ttcTGATGAGATCACAGTTTGCAAGAGGCTGCTGGAGAAGGTGGGATTGGAGGGTTATCAG ATTGGTAAGACAAAAGTGTTTCTGAGAGCCGGTCAAATGGCAGAACTGGATGCTCGAAGGACTGAGGTCTTGGGGAGGTCAGCGAGCATTATACAGAGGAAGACTCGTTCTTATTTGGCTCGACGGAGTTTCCTCTCACTGCGCTGGTCTGCTATGCAGATGCAGGCTGTATGTAGAG GACAACTTGCACGTGCAACTTACGAGAGTATGCGCCGGGAAGCATCCTGCTTGAAGATTCAGAAGAATTACCGAATGCATTTGGCGAGAAAAGCATATACAGACTTGTGCTCTTCTGCCATTTCAATTCAGACAGGGATGCGTGGGATGGCTGCTAGGAATGAGTTACGCTTGAGAAGACAGATTAAGGCTGCTGTTATTATTCAG AGTCATTGCCGTCAATACTTGGCACGTACACGCTACTTGAAGACAAAGAAAGCAGCAATCATTACGCAATGTGCTTGGAGGGGGAGAGTTGCTCGCAAGGAATTGCGGAAGCTTAAGATG GCTGCGAGAGAAACTGGAGCTCTTCAGGCTGCAAAGAATAAGTTAGAAAAGCAAGTGGAAGAACTCACATGGAGGCTACAATTGGAGAAACGAATGAGA GCTGACCTGGAAGAAGcgaaaaatcaagaaaacgTGAAGCTACAGTCTGCATTGCAGGAGATGCAGCTTCAGTTCAAAGAAACCAAAGAAATGCTTCACAAGGAACGTGAAGCCGCTAAGAAGTCAGCAGAGATAGCCCCAGTTATACAGGAGGTTCCAGTCATAGACAATGCATCGATGGAGAAGCTCACAAGTGAAAATGAGAAACTCAAA GCTTTAGTGAATTcactggaaaagaaaattgatgaCACTGAGAAGAAGTATGAGGAGACGAGAAAGATTAGCGAAGAAAGGTTAAAGCAGGCTATGGACGCAGAATCAAAATTAGTGCAGATGAAAACTGATATGCAGAG GCTCGCAGAAAAGATCTCCGACATGGAATCTGAGAACCAAATACTTCGGCAGCAAACGTTGCTGAACTCGCCTGTGAAGATGAATGCAGATAACTTATCCACTCCAGTGCCTAAG AATGTGGAAAATGGGCACCATGCAATTGAAGAGAACAGGACAGTT GAACAAACTCCTAGCCCAATTAAGAAGTATGGCACAGAGTCTGATAGCAAGTTTAGGAGATCCCACATTGAGCGTCAGCAG GAGAGCATCGATGCACTTATTGGTTGTGTTACGAAGAACATCGGCTTCAGTCATGGGAAGCCCATTGCAGCCTTCACAATCTATAAATGTCTTCTCAATTGGAAATCTTTCGAAGCTGAGAGGACAAGTGTGTTTGATCGGCTCATTCAGATGATAGGTTCAGCAATTGAG agTGAAGATAATAATGATCATATGGCTTATTGGTTGTCAAATACATCGGTATTGTTGTTCTTGCTCCAAAAGAGTTTGAAGGCTGCAGGATCAACGGGATCGACTCGGAAACCTCCAGCTCCTACCTCGTTGTTCGGGAGAATGACTATG GGATTCCGTTCATCCCCCTCTTCTGCCCACCTTGCTGCCGCTGCAGCCACTGTAGTGCGCCAAGTTGAGGCCAAGTACCCGGCTTTGCTCTTTAAGCAGCAGCTCACAGCATACGTGGAGAAGATCTATGGAATCATCAGAGATAACTTGAAGAAGGAGCTGTCATCTTTGCTTTCTCTTTGCATCCAA gCACCGAGAACTTCCAAGGGGAGTGTACTGAGATCTGGACGGTCCTTCGGAAAAGATTCTCCATCAAATCACTGGCAGAGCATCATTGATAGCCTGAACACTCTCCTCTGTACCCTGAAGGAAAATTTT GTGCCCCCAATTTTGGTGCAGAAGATCTATACTCAGACTTTCTCCTTCATCAATGTTCAGTTATTCAACAG CCTGCTTCTGCGACGAGAATGCTGTACTTTTAGCAATGGTGAATACGTAAAAGCAGGGTTAGCTGAGCTGGAGTTGTGGTGTGCTCAAGCAAAAGAAGAG TATGCTGGCTCATCTTGGGAAGAGCTCAAACACATTCGACAAGCTGTCGGGTTCTTG GTTATACATCAGAAATACCGAATCTCATATGATGAAATCACCAATGATCTCTGCCCT ATCCTCAGCGTCCAGCAGCTGTACAGAATATGTACACTTTACTGGGATGATAGCTACAATACTAGGAGTGTCTCTCCTGCA GTGATTTCCAGCATGAGAGTACTGATGACAGAGGACTCCAACAGTGCCATCAGCAACTCCTTTTTGTTGGACGACAATTCCAG CATCCCATTCTCTGTGGATGAGCTCTCCAATTCGATGCTAGAGAAGGATTTCGAGGACGTAAAACCTGTGGAGGAGCTTCTCGAAAACCCAGCCTTCCAGTTTTTGTACGAGTAA
- the LOC116213458 gene encoding pentatricopeptide repeat-containing protein At3g42630, producing MAFSANPPHHFHPLHRKVSPCRPIRANNPKNFPSFTHRPISSSSSRDAHGLMKKETSFPSGCPYSSMILGYARNGLLPQAMEVWEQMIYSSYVPSSEVVSELMDALASSGQFNVANRILNQVSRKAPRPLPGLYTAAISCFGKGGQLQLMNATFKKMVSLGVKLDSATGNEVIRCYSSYGTLEDMETAYSVLKQSRHLIQEQGVRSMSMAYIREGKFFRLGEFVRDVGLGRRDLGNLLWNVLLLSFAVNFKMKSLQREFLRMTRSGFVPDIDTFNIRMLAFSRMSLFWDLHLSLQHMEHGGVVPDLVTVGCVVDAYLERKLGRNLGFALKRLSLDDPAEVSTDPLVFEAFGKGDFHLSSEAFMEFDSRKRKNGGWSYRDLVAVYLKKQSRRECIFWNY from the coding sequence ATGGCGTTCTCCGCAAACCCACCTCACCATTTCCATCCCCTGCACAGAAAGGTTTCTCCTTGTCGCCCCATCAGAGCCAACAATCCCAAGAATTTCCCTTCCTTTACCCACAGACCCatctcatcatcttcttcccgGGACGCTCATGGACTGATGAAGAAGGAGACATCCTTCCCCAGCGGCTGTCCGTACTCTTCCATGATTCTGGGTTATGCAAGAAACGGCCTTTTGCCTCAAGCAATGGAGGTTTGGGAGCAGATGATCTACAGCTCCTATGTGCCCAGCAGTGAAGTAGTGTCAGAGCTAATGGATGCTCTTGCAAGCTCTGGTCAGTTCAATGTCGCGAATCGAATTCTGAACCAGGTGAGCAGAAAGGCCCCCAGACCGTTGCCGGGATTGTATACCGCGGCGATCTCTTGCTTCGGGAAGGGTGGTCAGCTCCAGCTGATGAATGCCACATTCAAGAAAATGGTGTCACTGGGTGTCAAGCTAGATTCTGCAACAGGGAATGAGGTGATCAGATGTTACAGCAGTTATGGGACATTGGAAGACATGGAAACTGCTTACAGTGTGCTGAAGCAGTCCAGGCATCTGATTCAGGAACAAGGAGTCAGGTCCATGTCAATGGCGTACATCAGGGAGGGGAAGTTCTTCAGGTTAGGGGAGTTTGTGAGGGACGTGGGGCTTGGTAGGAGAGACCTTGGAAACCTCTTATGGAACGTCCTGCTGCTGTCCTTTGCTGTGAACTTCAAGATGAAGAGCTTGCAGAGGGAGTTCCTGAGGATGACCCGGTCGGGATTTGTTCCCGACATTGATACCTTCAACATCAGAATGCTGGCATTCTCCAGGATGTCCCTCTTCTGGGACCTCCACCTGAGCCTGCAGCATATGGAACATGGAGGTGTTGTTCCTGACCTTGTCACTGTTGGCTGTGTTGTTGATGCTTACTTGGAGAGGAAGCTTGGGAGGAATCTCGGGTTCGCCCTGAAGAGGTTGAGTTTGGATGATCCTGCTGAAGTTTCGACCGACCCACTCGTGTTCGAGGCATTTGGGAAAGGGGACTTCCACTTGAGCTCCGAGGCGTTCATGGAGTTCGATAgtaggaagaggaagaatggGGGCTGGAGTTACAGGGACTTGGTTGCAGTGTATCTCAAGAAGCAGAGCAGAAGGGAATGCATTTTCTGGAATTACTAA